Proteins from a genomic interval of Kitasatospora kifunensis:
- a CDS encoding WXG100 family type VII secretion target: MSVVSQSDAGVQAIMNSLENHLSSMNGSRQTVETKKDDIAAHYQSSASSAFQSKMDDWMTQYQSVMSAFTRLQEATGSAYKTYNEGEEHNRGLAGGFGGSGGEVYNVLGGN; encoded by the coding sequence ATGTCCGTAGTGTCCCAGAGTGATGCCGGTGTCCAGGCGATCATGAACTCGCTGGAGAACCACCTCTCCAGCATGAACGGCTCGCGGCAGACGGTCGAGACGAAGAAGGACGACATCGCGGCGCACTACCAGTCCAGCGCCAGCTCGGCCTTCCAGAGCAAGATGGACGACTGGATGACGCAGTACCAGTCGGTGATGAGCGCCTTCACCAGGCTGCAGGAGGCCACCGGCTCCGCCTACAAGACGTACAACGAGGGCGAGGAGCACAACCGCGGTCTCGCCGGCGGTTTCGGCGGCTCCGGGGGCGAGGTCTACAACGTCCTCGGCGGCAACTGA
- a CDS encoding WXG100 family type VII secretion target, whose product MADISMSLQQLVSDSEDLQTAANGMDSALDDLNQQVTAFLQTYHGQAAAAFLEFSNVLHSSSAAMSADMKQASRILAEMIETMEQSDNKAAGGFQQ is encoded by the coding sequence GTGGCAGACATCAGCATGTCGCTCCAGCAGCTCGTCAGTGACAGCGAGGACCTCCAGACCGCGGCCAACGGCATGGACAGCGCGCTGGACGACCTGAACCAGCAGGTGACGGCCTTCCTGCAGACGTACCACGGCCAGGCGGCCGCGGCCTTCCTGGAGTTCTCCAACGTGCTGCACTCCAGCTCGGCGGCCATGTCCGCGGACATGAAGCAGGCCTCGAGGATCCTCGCGGAGATGATCGAGACCATGGAGCAGAGCGACAACAAGGCTGCCGGCGGCTTCCAGCAGTGA